In a single window of the Centroberyx gerrardi isolate f3 chromosome 17, fCenGer3.hap1.cur.20231027, whole genome shotgun sequence genome:
- the LOC139919744 gene encoding putative N-acetyltransferase camello, producing the protein MASIQIRKYRDEDSEAVKEIFTLGMSEHVPSSFMHLLKQPLTQMVLMCVFCALMASSKSFLLPILAVTLVLAGARQFVGYMFSSYIDTSLKKDLNHIGETYLEQKDACFWVAESEGRVVGTVACLPAEKVSGCLELKRMSVRRTHRGMGIAKALCRTVADFTRERGYAAVVLYTSVVQTDAQKLYEHMGYDKIREFVIPELVAKITNFSLVEYRLDLQQDRKRD; encoded by the coding sequence ATGGCCAGTATCCAGATCCGGAAGTACCGGGACGAGGACTCAGAGGCGGTGAAGGAGATCTTCACCCTGGGGATGAGCGAGCACGTGCCCTCGTCCTTCATGCACCTCCTGAAGCAGCCGCTCACCCAGATGGTGCTGATGTGCGTGTTCTGCGCTCTGATGGCCAGCTCCAAGTCCTTCCTGCTGCCCATCCTGGCCGTCACCCTCGTCCTGGCGGGGGCGCGGCAGTTCGTCGGCTACATGTTCTCCAGCTACATCGACACGTCCCTCAAGAAGGACCTCAACCACATCGGGGAGACCTACCTGGAGCAGAAGGACGCGTGCTTCTGGGTGGCTGAGAGCGAGGGTCGGGTGGTCGGCACGGTGGCCTGCCTGCCCGCTGAGAAGGTGTCGGGCTGCTTGGAACTGAAGCGCATGTCTGTGCGCCGGACGCACCGCGGGATGGGCATCGCCAAGGCTCTGTGTCGGACGGTAGCGGATTTTACGCGGGAGAGGGGTTACGCGGCCGTCGTCCTGTACACCTCGGTGGTGCAGACAGACGCTCAGAAGCTTTACGAACACATGGGCTACGACAAGATAAGAGAGTTTGTCATTCCTGAACTTGTTGCCAAAATCACCAACTTCTCCCTGGTTGAGTACAGACTAGATTTACAGCAAGATCGGAAAAGGGACTGA